One window of Gemmobacter aquarius genomic DNA carries:
- a CDS encoding Mur ligase family protein gives MKIIALRDAVQRIRLGVLRPLRMKSAGRTRAKSRGVFIGITGSSGKSTTTALIAAIMRRHGSVSAQVLDNTINPLVKTLLRSRDADYVVAELGVGGKGQMIEMAPLFRPDVAVVTMVGLEHYSAFRSREAIATEKGELVAALSGSGLAVLNGDDPYVMGMAARTAARVVTFGHGDGADCRIVSVSGGFPQGVTVTIGWRGQVIDFPTTFVGRHFAVPVSAAICCALELGVPVAAVRDAVATFQTLWLNLSVHAIPGGPVFLADCKKAPRGTLSLAFDALGAVSAPRRRVVLGMISDDPGKRRAIYRDAVRDALAVSDEVITVNEFGGRSWASEADVAAGRYRHFTTTRQAADYIAQTAMADEVIMLKGSSNLHLERILLQFLEKVRCWEADCGRTDSCVSCGLYQHDHAEHRRLRGAMRARRNLRGLLGTPSEPPALTPPG, from the coding sequence ATGAAAATCATTGCCTTGCGCGACGCGGTGCAAAGGATACGGCTCGGGGTGTTGCGCCCTTTACGGATGAAATCGGCAGGCCGGACGCGGGCGAAAAGTCGTGGCGTCTTCATCGGAATAACGGGAAGTTCGGGCAAATCGACGACGACGGCGCTGATCGCCGCAATCATGCGCCGTCATGGCAGCGTTTCGGCACAGGTTCTGGACAATACGATTAACCCGTTGGTGAAAACCCTGCTCCGCAGTCGGGATGCCGACTATGTCGTTGCCGAACTTGGCGTCGGTGGCAAAGGCCAGATGATCGAAATGGCCCCGCTTTTCCGTCCCGATGTGGCCGTTGTCACCATGGTCGGGCTGGAACATTACAGTGCCTTTCGCAGTCGCGAGGCGATCGCCACCGAAAAGGGCGAACTGGTGGCCGCGCTGTCCGGATCGGGGTTGGCCGTGCTGAACGGCGACGATCCCTATGTGATGGGAATGGCCGCGCGCACGGCGGCACGGGTGGTTACTTTCGGCCATGGCGACGGGGCCGATTGCCGCATCGTTTCGGTTTCGGGGGGCTTCCCGCAGGGCGTGACGGTCACCATCGGCTGGCGCGGGCAGGTGATCGACTTTCCGACCACCTTTGTGGGCAGGCATTTTGCCGTTCCGGTCAGCGCCGCGATTTGCTGCGCGCTCGAACTCGGGGTGCCGGTTGCTGCGGTGCGTGACGCGGTAGCCACGTTCCAGACGCTTTGGCTGAACCTGAGCGTCCATGCCATTCCGGGTGGACCGGTCTTTCTGGCCGATTGCAAGAAAGCGCCGCGTGGCACGCTTTCGCTGGCCTTTGATGCCTTGGGCGCTGTGTCGGCTCCCCGCCGCCGTGTCGTGCTCGGGATGATTTCCGACGATCCGGGCAAGCGTCGCGCGATCTATCGCGACGCCGTGCGCGATGCCCTGGCGGTGTCGGACGAGGTGATTACGGTCAACGAGTTCGGCGGTCGGTCATGGGCATCCGAAGCGGATGTCGCCGCAGGCCGCTACCGCCATTTCACCACGACGCGCCAAGCGGCCGATTACATCGCGCAGACTGCCATGGCGGATGAGGTGATCATGCTGAAAGGATCGTCAAACCTGCATCTGGAACGCATCCTGCTGCAGTTTCTGGAAAAGGTCAGGTGCTGGGAAGCCGACTGCGGACGAACCGATAGTTGCGTGTCCTGCGGTCTTTACCAGCACGACCATGCCGAGCATCGTCGCCTGCGAGGGGCGATGAGGGCGCGCAGAAATTTGCGTGGGCTTTTGGGGACGCCGTCCGAGCCCCCTGCCCTTACCCCGCCGGGCTAG